The following coding sequences are from one Deltaproteobacteria bacterium window:
- the lnt gene encoding apolipoprotein N-acyltransferase, with protein sequence MMRRCFQAALSALLLVAAFPPLSVAAAAFFALVPLFFAVRGLGPRRAFVVGLVNGTLFYAGTVYWVVVAMHRYGGMPLAASLVPALALFVYLGLYHGVFALALARGGRLIEGPPGLVVIPALWTTLEFLRGKLFTGFPWSVLGYSQVPFLPLVQIADITGVWGVSFLVVAVNVAVWRLIDRYGSGRGRLPAVELACALALLTTVAAYGFIRISAVLEAVEGWEKVETAVVQGNIEQTLKWDLDYRRATVETYRRLSLEAARRGARLVVWPESAVPFYLDGDRELGPVVKALPAETGAVIVTGAPAAERDGAGGYRYFNSAYVLDAGGVAARYDKFHLVPFGEYVPLRKVLFFVDKLAHGVGDFTPGRGPFPVRAGPLRLGVIICFEAIFPDISAALARNGAQLLVNLTNDAWYGRSSAPYQHLALSLMRAVETRTYLVRAANTGISAVIDPAGRVMDRREIFEEGLIVEPVGIREGAPSFYAARGDVFAWAAAAVTALWLVAVAAGFERRL encoded by the coding sequence ATGATGAGGAGGTGCTTCCAGGCCGCCCTCTCGGCGCTGCTGCTGGTTGCGGCCTTTCCGCCGCTGTCCGTGGCGGCGGCCGCATTCTTCGCCCTTGTCCCCCTCTTCTTCGCCGTCAGGGGGCTCGGGCCGCGCCGGGCCTTTGTCGTGGGGCTTGTAAACGGCACTCTCTTTTACGCCGGCACCGTATACTGGGTGGTCGTCGCCATGCACCGCTACGGCGGCATGCCCCTTGCCGCGAGCCTTGTGCCGGCCCTTGCGCTCTTTGTGTACCTGGGGCTCTATCACGGCGTCTTCGCCCTGGCCCTGGCGCGCGGGGGGCGGCTTATCGAGGGTCCGCCGGGGCTTGTCGTCATACCGGCCCTCTGGACTACGCTCGAGTTCCTCAGGGGGAAGCTCTTCACCGGCTTCCCCTGGTCGGTCCTCGGCTACAGTCAGGTGCCCTTTCTGCCGCTCGTGCAGATTGCCGACATCACCGGCGTCTGGGGCGTCTCCTTCCTCGTCGTGGCCGTCAATGTGGCCGTGTGGCGGCTCATCGACCGCTACGGCTCGGGCCGCGGCCGTCTTCCCGCAGTGGAGCTCGCCTGCGCGCTTGCCCTGTTGACAACGGTCGCCGCCTATGGTTTCATAAGGATTTCCGCGGTCCTCGAGGCGGTCGAAGGATGGGAGAAGGTGGAGACCGCCGTAGTCCAGGGCAACATAGAGCAGACCCTCAAGTGGGACCTCGACTACCGGCGCGCAACGGTGGAGACCTACCGCAGGCTCAGCCTCGAGGCGGCGCGCCGGGGCGCGCGTCTTGTCGTTTGGCCCGAATCGGCCGTGCCCTTCTATCTCGACGGCGACAGGGAACTGGGACCAGTCGTGAAGGCCCTGCCCGCGGAGACGGGGGCCGTCATCGTAACGGGCGCCCCGGCGGCCGAGCGCGACGGCGCGGGCGGCTACCGGTACTTCAACAGCGCCTACGTCCTCGACGCAGGCGGCGTGGCGGCCCGTTACGACAAGTTCCATCTCGTCCCCTTCGGCGAGTACGTGCCGCTGAGAAAGGTGCTCTTCTTCGTCGACAAGCTCGCCCACGGGGTGGGCGACTTCACCCCGGGACGCGGTCCCTTCCCCGTCCGGGCGGGCCCGCTTCGGCTCGGCGTGATCATCTGTTTCGAGGCCATATTCCCCGACATATCGGCCGCACTGGCGAGAAACGGGGCGCAGCTTCTGGTGAACCTCACAAACGACGCCTGGTACGGAAGGAGCTCGGCCCCCTACCAGCACCTCGCCCTCTCGCTCATGAGGGCCGTGGAGACGCGGACCTATCTCGTGAGGGCGGCAAACACGGGCATAAGCGCCGTCATCGATCCGGCCGGCCGCGTCATGGACAGGAGGGAGATATTCGAGGAGGGCCTCATCGTAGAGCCCGTCGGCATCAGGGAGGGTGCGCCGAGCTTCTACGCCGCCAGG
- a CDS encoding diacylglycerol kinase, producing MNRSRETTRPRNWFESLNCAIEGVIYAFRTQRHVRWHYTAAAAALLLSLFLRLPTIEFVLFAVSIIILLFAEMMNTAIEEAVNLIEDRHHILAKNAKDVSAGAVLISSVGVGVVVYMIFSKYLYEPMEVLLRESRSFAGHIAVVALLLVLIAVIGAKAYLGKGEPLHGGMPSGHSAVAFSLWTSISLLTLDPMVVILSFIMAAMVSHSRLVGNIHTKLEVVLGALLGTALTLLVFQAFFLTAP from the coding sequence ATGAACAGGTCCCGTGAGACAACAAGGCCGAGGAACTGGTTTGAGAGCCTGAACTGCGCCATCGAGGGCGTCATCTACGCCTTCAGGACCCAGAGGCACGTGAGGTGGCACTATACGGCGGCCGCCGCCGCCCTGCTGCTGAGCCTCTTCCTCAGGCTTCCCACCATCGAGTTCGTCCTCTTCGCCGTCTCCATCATCATACTGCTCTTTGCCGAGATGATGAACACGGCCATCGAGGAGGCCGTCAATCTCATCGAGGACCGCCACCACATACTGGCCAAGAACGCAAAGGACGTATCGGCCGGAGCGGTCCTGATCTCGTCGGTCGGTGTGGGAGTCGTGGTCTACATGATATTCTCCAAGTACCTATACGAGCCCATGGAGGTGCTTCTGCGCGAGAGCAGGTCCTTTGCCGGCCACATAGCCGTTGTGGCGCTGCTGCTCGTGCTCATAGCCGTCATAGGGGCCAAGGCGTACCTGGGCAAGGGCGAGCCGCTGCACGGCGGCATGCCCAGCGGCCATTCGGCCGTGGCCTTTTCGCTCTGGACCTCCATCAGCCTGCTCACACTCGACCCCATGGTCGTCATCCTCTCGTTCATCATGGCCGCCATGGTCAGCCACTCGAGGCTCGTGGGCAACATCCACACAAAACTCGAGGTCGTGCTCGGCGCGCTGCTCGGCACGGCGCTCACGCTTCTGGTCTTCCAGGCCTTCTTCCTCACCGCCCCATGA